In one Triplophysa dalaica isolate WHDGS20190420 chromosome 9, ASM1584641v1, whole genome shotgun sequence genomic region, the following are encoded:
- the LOC130429174 gene encoding uncharacterized protein LOC130429174, whose protein sequence is MPRLSAAEKQRRYRARRDADPAKREAYLAKGRQKWREKREQGAYYKPICEQSEREKRAKRKAWRRAQEQSRRRKKQASAIVTPPLSPDSEEQPVPQPGRQRIQGRRTRRRRYQKIYIENHKLKEKLKAQTKTSDKYRKRYERLLCSVDSPSKRTKRMLGTSPVSNDVRRTLVYHHALLKSLKQKFQCAAKEKTRNLIARIVSGKILKKYRFQKIIHDTLGVSAKRYCKNVNTNGDEIACFARKKYISTHSKLQDQVVAFYTRDDASRSTAGKKQTVTKGKVKMQKRFMTDTMKNLLLENVSSKLSYTLFCRMRPYWVVHPTIADRDTCLCKVHENLEFIVEKLHGLKLLERTELESLAEETCCNPTFKPCMYAECKNCKLQDLKIQSGYDGQTQVSCVQWTTETVLREKKSGDSKEKLPVNITVKREMESSLEDLIETFQKQLKKFKRHLFNIKTQFNYYRELKKNMKSNECLIHIDFSENYSCKFHKEIQAVHFASSHQQATLHTGVLYIGGEEDHLCFTTISPCKEKGPPAIWAHLSPVLKHLKETCPTVSIIHFFSDGPCSQYRQKGNFYMFTTELYNQGFTAGTWNFFEASHGKGAPDGVGGLLKRTADRLVSQGEDISTAKHLFNALVNTNTAVKIFYIEEATVEKAIQQMPQRLPAVPCTMRIHQVITQTPGKLTYRDVSCLCSTRQILQCQCYQAQAFDFKVNSAVPALHRGQPDLEVQWDRDDIVGQWCVIRYDDEVYPGTIVEVSETHVHVKCMHRVGHNRYYWPMREDAHWYPFEDVLRLIPAPQHVTARHVEIKRDVWEDIAKSYLHG, encoded by the exons ATGCCACGATTATCTGCTGCAGAAAAGCAGCGCCGTTACCGTGCACGGCGAGATGCTGATCCTGCAAAAAGGGAGGCATACTTGGCAAAAGGCCGGCAGAAATGGAGAGAAAAGAGGGAGCAAGGTGCATACTATAAGCCCATATGTGAACAGAGTGAGAGGGAAAAACGTGCAAAGAGAAAGGCCTGGAGAAGAGCCCAGGAACAGAGCAGACGCAGAAAGAAACAGGCTTCTGCTATTGTTACCCCACCACTTAGTCCTGACAGCGAGGAACAACCAGTTCCACAACCAGGAAG acagagaatacaaggaaGAAGGACTAGAAGAAGACGGTACCAGAAAATATACATTGAGAATCACAAACTCAAGGAAAAGCTTAAAgctcaaacaaaaacatcagacAAATACCGTAAGCGCTATGAACGGCTACTGTGCAGTGTTGACTCTCCtagcaaaagaacaaaaaggaTGCTCGGAACAAGTCCAGTCAGTAATGATGTGCGGAGAACACTGGTCTATCATcatgcacttttgaaaagcCTCAAACAAAAATTTCAGTGTGCAGCAAAAGAAAAGACCAGGAACCTAATCGCCAGAATCGTATCtggaaaaatattgaaaaaatacagGTTCCAGAAAATCATTCATGACACACTGGGTGTCTCAGCCAAACGATACTGCAAGAATGTGAACACAAATGGGGACGAAATAGCCTGTTTTGCCAGGAAGAAATACATATCCACACACTCAAAACTGCAAGACCAGGTTGTTGCCTTTTACACCAGGGATGACGCAAGTCGTTCAACAGCAGGTAAAAAGCAGACCGTAACAAAGGGAAAAGTAAAAATGCAGAAGCGGTTTATGACTGACACCATGAAAAACCTCCTGCTGGAAAACGTCTCTAGCAAACTTTCCTATACACTCTTCTGCCGAATGCGCCCATACTGGGTAGTCCATCCAACCATTGCAGACAGAGATACGTGTCTATGTAAGGTGCATGAAAACTTGGAATTTATCGTGGAGAAACTTCATGGACTTAAACTTCTGGAGAGAACAGAGTTGGAATCTCTTGCTGAGGAAACTTGCTGTAATCCAACATTTAAACCATGCATGTATGCGGAATGCAAGAACTGCAAACTACAAGACCTCAAGATTCAGTCTGGCTATGATGGTCAAACCCAAGTTTCTTGTGTGCAGTGGACAACTGAAACTGTCCTCAGAGAGAAGAAAAGTGGTGACAGCAAAGAAAAGTTGCCTGTGAATATCACTGTGAAGAGGGAAATGGAGAGTTCTTTGGAGGACCTGATTGAGACTTTCCAGAAACAGCTCAAAAAGTTCAAAAGGCACTTGTTCAACATCAAGACCCAGTTTAACTACTACAGGGAATTGAAAAAGAACATGAAGAGTAATGAATGCCTCATACACATTGATTTCTCTGAGAACTACTCTTGCAAGTTTCACAAAGAGATTCAAGCTGTCCATTTTGCCTCTTCTCATCAACAAGCAACTCTTCATACAGGGGTCCTCTACATTGGTGGTGAGGAAGACCACTTGTGCTTCACAACAATTTCGCCATGCAAAGAAAAGGGTCCACCTGCCATATGGGCACACCTCTCCCCAGTACTTAAACATctcaaggaaacatgcccaacAGTGTCAATTATCCACTTTTTCAGTGATGGTCCCTGCTCACAATACAGGCAGAAGGGCAACTTTTACATGTTCACAACGGAATTGTACAACCAGGGCTTCACTGCGGGCACTTGGAACTTTTTTGAGGCCAGCCACGGAAAGGGTGCCCCCGATGGGGTAGGAGGCCTTCTGAAGAGAACAGCTGACAGATTGGTGAGCCAAGGTGAAGACATTTCCACTGCTAAACATCTTTTCAATGCATTGGTAAACACCAATACAGCTGTCAAGATCTTCTACATTGAAGAGGCTACAGTGGAAAAGGCCATACAGCAGATGCCACAACGACTCCCCGCTGTACCATGCACTATGCGGATTCACCAGGTCATCACGCAAACACCAGGGAAACTGACATACCGTGATGTGAGCTGCCTGTGTTCAACAAGGCAGATTCTGCAATGTCAGTGTTACCAAGCTCAGGCCTTCGACTTCAAAGTCAACTCTGCTGTTCCTGCATTGCACCGAGGACAACCAGACCTTGAAGTACAGTGGGATAGAGATGACATTGTTGGTCAGTGGTGTGTCATCAGATATGACGATGAGGTTTACCCTGGAACCATTGTTGAAGTGAGTGAGACACATGTTCATGTTAAGTGCATGCACAGAGTGGGACACAATCGTTACTACTGGCCTATGCGAGAGGATGCACACTGGTATCCATTTGAGGATGTGCTCAGGTTGATCCCTGCCCCACAGCATGTGACAGCACGtcatgttgaaataaaaagagatgtGTGGGAAGATATTGCCAAATCATATCTTCATGGCTAa